The Nocardioides humi genome includes a region encoding these proteins:
- a CDS encoding vWA domain-containing protein: protein MAEPDPEVLGRDFVQVLVGFGRALRDAGLTLGSGDLLTYGSACALLDPADLVDVYWSGRTTLVTRRDQLPAYDAVFRRYFLDEPDDDGEDPAYSVQQRAEASATLQLPDPEATESSEPGDEREARMGLMASDAATVRHRSFSECTPEELLALRRLMRRIRLVPPRRRSRRTRPAGSGPRPDLRRVVRTAVRHHGELDELAWRRRRLRNRPLVLVLDVSGSMADYSRALLQFAHGTSHASRKVEVFCFGTRLTRITRQLEHRRPDDALRAAAAQVVDWEGGTRIGDSLAAFVRDYGRRGMSRGAVVVICSDGLDRGDPAVLDGALQRLSRLCHRIVWLNPHKGDQRDFVPSTLGMMVAAPYVDELLSGHDLASLEELAAVLPRLR, encoded by the coding sequence GTGGCTGAGCCGGACCCGGAGGTCCTCGGCCGGGACTTCGTGCAGGTACTCGTCGGCTTCGGACGGGCGCTGCGCGACGCCGGCCTGACCCTCGGCAGCGGCGACCTGCTGACCTACGGCTCGGCCTGCGCGCTGCTCGATCCCGCCGACCTCGTCGACGTCTACTGGTCGGGCCGCACCACGCTGGTGACGCGGCGCGACCAGCTGCCGGCGTACGACGCGGTGTTCCGCCGCTACTTCCTCGACGAGCCCGACGACGACGGCGAGGACCCGGCCTACTCCGTCCAGCAGCGGGCCGAGGCCAGCGCCACCCTCCAGCTCCCGGACCCCGAGGCCACCGAGTCGAGCGAGCCCGGCGACGAGCGCGAGGCCCGGATGGGACTGATGGCCTCGGACGCCGCGACGGTGCGGCACCGCTCCTTCTCCGAGTGCACGCCCGAGGAGCTGCTCGCCCTGCGCCGGCTGATGCGCCGGATCCGCCTGGTCCCGCCGCGGCGCCGGTCCCGACGTACCCGGCCCGCGGGCTCCGGTCCCCGCCCGGACCTGCGCCGGGTCGTGCGCACGGCGGTACGACACCACGGTGAGCTCGACGAGCTCGCCTGGCGGCGCCGCCGGCTGCGCAACCGGCCGCTCGTGCTGGTCCTCGACGTCTCCGGCTCGATGGCCGACTACTCCCGCGCCCTGCTGCAGTTCGCCCACGGCACCAGCCACGCCTCCCGCAAGGTCGAGGTGTTCTGCTTCGGCACCCGGCTCACCCGGATCACCCGCCAGCTGGAGCACCGACGCCCGGACGACGCGCTGCGCGCTGCCGCCGCACAGGTGGTCGACTGGGAGGGCGGGACCCGGATCGGCGACTCCCTGGCCGCCTTCGTCCGCGACTACGGCCGCCGCGGGATGAGCCGCGGCGCGGTCGTCGTGATCTGCTCCGACGGCCTCGACCGCGGCGACCCGGCCGTCCTGGACGGTGCGCTGCAGCGGCTGTCGCGACTGTGCCACCGGATCGTCTGGCTCAACCCCCACAAGGGCGACCAACGGGACTTCGTGCCGAGCACGCTGGGCATGATGGTCGCGGCGCCGTACGTCGACGAACTGCTGTCCGGGCAC